Proteins encoded together in one Amblyomma americanum isolate KBUSLIRL-KWMA chromosome 1, ASM5285725v1, whole genome shotgun sequence window:
- the LOC144105006 gene encoding uncharacterized protein LOC144105006: MAAACTRYTLVGFSAALDWRPIRFVSLAPPSTICGACGLLRPVAARFPCQHVLCESCYELSAQGDHARVCPLDRLQCLDEDVGFQEMAADELLKTKVRCWNEQAGCDAVMPASISTMNVAITRPHVPNARHLFSAPTSTHT, encoded by the exons ATGGCAGCGGCTTGTACGCGTTACACACTCGTCGGTTTTTCGGCGGCCCTGGACTGGAGGCCAATACGTTTCGTTTCGTTAGCTCCTCCTAGCACAATATGCGGGGCCTGCGGACTGCTACGCCCTGTGGCCGCCCGTTTTCCCTGCCAGCACGTCCTGTGCGAGTCTTGTTACGAGCTGTCCGCCCAGGGCGACCATGCACGCGTCTGTCCCCTGGACCGCCTGCAGTGTCTAGACGAGGACGTCGGCTTTCAAGAGATGGCTGCCGACGAACTGCTGAAAACTAAG GTCAGATGCTGGAACGAGCAAGCTGGCTGCGACGCCGTCATGCCTGCTTCCATTTCCACAATGAATGTGGCTATCACTCGACCTCATGTTCCAAATGCTCGGCATCTGTTCTCTGCGCCGACATCTACCCACACCTAA